The stretch of DNA ATTTCAAACCAAGCTCACCCAAAATTTTTCCAAGAGAATCGGCTTGCTCTATAGTTCTGGGAAAACCATCTAACAGGAATCCGGTAGTGCAATCTTCCTCTCTTAGCCTATCTTTAATAATTCCTACTACAACTTCATCCGGTACTAAATCTCCGGCTTCCATAAATTTTTTTGCTAAAAGCCCCATCTCGGTCCCTTTTTTAACAGATTCACGTAAAATATCGCCTGTAGAAATCTGAGGAATTTTAAAATTTGCACAGATAGTCTTTGCCTGTGTTCCTTTTCCGGCACCGGGCGGTCCCATAAATACTAAACGCTTCATCGTTTAATTTCGACCCTTGATCTTGGATTTTTTCATAAATCCTTCATAATTTCTCATTAGAAGTTGAGATTCTATTTGCTTTAGTGTCTCAAGAGCTACACCCACCATAATAAGTAGAGAAGTGCCCCCAAAAGTATAAACTAAGGCACCACCTCCGGTGTTACTTCCTAAATTTAAAAACTTAATTAAAATATAAGGGGAAAGTGCAAGACCAGCGAGAAAAATTGCACCAGGTAGTGTAATCCGATTCAATACCTTTTCTATATATTCTTTAGTTTGAGTTCCGGGACGAATTCCAGGAACAAAACCGCCGTATTTTTTTAAGTTTTCTGCCAATTCTGCTGGGTTAAACTGGATTGCAGTATAAAAATAAGCAAAAAATATAATTAAACCAGTGTATAAAATATAATACACAATAGATCGATACCAAATTTGAGAAAATGGATTGAAAAAATCCATAATGATCGCCCAGCCAGCCCATTGTCCACTATTGGAAGACAACCATTGAACTACAGTTTGAGGAAATAAAATCAAAGAAGAAGCAAAGATAATAGGCATTACGTTTGCACCATTCACCTTAAATGGAATGCTTTGGCTTTTTGCCTGAACCATTCTTCTTCCCACCATCTGCTTTCCGTATTGAAGTGGGACTTTCCGAACTCCTTGGGTCAATATAACAGTAAACGCTATAAGTAAAATAAAAATTATAAACAATATTAAAATAGATAGTGCATCCGAAGAATCTGTAGTCAATAATTGCACGACCGCTTCCGGCATACGACCTATAATACCCGCAAAAATTATTAAGGATATACCGTTTCCGATTCCTCTTTCAGTAATTTGCTCCCCCATCCACATAAGTAAAATCGTACCGGAGGTGATTGTAAGAATCCCGAGTGGGATAAAAAAAGAATCAACCGCAGGACTAATAAGACCAGGATACCTCGCAGGGCTGACACCTGTTCCGGTTGACCAGCTTTTTGCAAGATAAATAACCGCAAGACTTTGAACAGAGCACAAAACAATAGTTCCATATTTAGTGTATTGGTTAATCTTTTTTCTTCCTTCCTCGCCTTCTTTTTGAAGTTTTTGTAATTGAGGAATTAGCACCATTACAAGCTGCATAATGATTGAAGATGAAATATATGGCATAATTCCTAAAGCAAAAATAGAAAATTTTAATAAAGCTCCACCCGCAAACAAATCTACCATACCTAGAAATCCTTCAGTTGGGTCAGAAGAAATACCGGAAACTACTAAGCTATTGATACCGGGAATGGTAACATGAGTTCCCATTCTGAATATAAGGAGCATAGCCAAAGTATAAGCAATTTTATTCCTTAATTCTGGTATCTTAAAAATATTTATAATTGTAGAAATCATAGTATGCTATTTATTTTTTAGCCTTTTTTGGGAATGTAAGTTTCTTGCGAAACTGTACAGAGCCACCCGATTTTTGAACTTTTTCAAGAGCTGACTTAGAGCATTTATCCACAGTTATTTTTACAGGTGAAGTAATACTACCCGTGCCTAATAGCTTGACTAAACCGCTTTCTTCTTTTATCAATCCTTGTTTTACCATGATTTTGGGATCAACCTCACCGGTCAAGTTCAATCGTGCTATATCACGCAAATTTATTGCTTGATAAGAATTATGAAATATAGAAGTAAAGCCTCGCTTAGGTAGTCTCTTGTGGATTGGCATCTGCCCACCCTCAAATCCTCTTTTCATACTTGAAGCACGAGCTTTTTGCCCTTTCTGCCCTCTGGTAGAAGTCTTGCCCATCCCGGATCCGGGCCCCTGCCCAATTCTCTTTCTTTCTCTTTTTGCACCCTTTGGAACAGGAATTAGATTAGAAGTATTTAACTTTTTTTCTACTTCTCCTCTTTTTTTTCCAAATGCAAAAGATTGCTTTATTCTATCTTTAATACCAGGCATATCACACTTTCTCCACTTTTAAGAGATACTCAACAGCTTTAATCATTCCTAAGACAGCAGGATTTTGTTTATGAACCCTTACTTGACCTATTTTTTTTAAACCTAAAGCTTTCAGTGTTTTTCTGTGCTCAGGAATAGTGCCTATTGAACTTTTTACTTGAGTTATTTTAATCTCTTCCATAATCAATCATTTCCGAATAATTTTTTTAAACTGATTCCCCTTTTGCTTGCAGCCATAACAGGAGTTTCTAATTTTTTTAATGCGTCAAAAGTAGCTTTTACGATATTGAGTGAATTTCCTGATCCATAAGATTTAGAAAGTAAATCTTGAATTCCGATTTTTTCTACAACAGAGCGCACTGCCTCTCCGGCAATAATTCCTGTACCTGGGGCACCGGGCTTTAAAATAACTTTTGCAGATTTAAACTGCCCCTTCACTTCATGTGGAATTGTGTGACCAATAATATGAATCTGGACTAAATGTTTTTTTGCAGCATCAATAGATTTTCTTATTGCATCAGGGACTTCATTGGCTTTTCCAAACCCAATCCCTACTCTTCGCTTAGAATCTCCTACGACAGTCAAGGCGTTAAATGAAAATCTTCTTCCACCCTTAACTACTTTAGCAACTCTATCTATTTTGACGACTTTCTCGGTAAATTCTTTTGCTTCTTCTTCAAAATTCATAACAGTTAAAACTCCAATCCTTCTTCTCTTGCGGAATCCGCAAAAGCGGCTACCTTACCATGATAAATCATTCCTGATCGATCTAACACTACCTGCTTGACACCATTTGAAATTGCACGCTTAGCAATAATTTTACCAAGCTCGGATGCTGATTTTTTATTCTTTCTGACATCACCCTTCAAAGGAAAATCTTTTTCGGATGAGATTGCAAACGCAAGTGTCTTTCCAATTTTATCATCAATTATCTGAGCAATCAAAAATTTATTTGATTTATTAAAAACAAGCCTCGGTCTGTCCGAATTTGCTTTAATTTTATAACGAATTCTTTTTGTTCGTTTAATACTTCTTAAGGTTTTTTTCTCTTTATTTATCATGGCTATTTTTATTTTTTACCTGTTTTTCCGGCTTTGCGTTTTATATATTCGGTAGAATACTTAATGCCCTTTCCTTTGTATGGTTCAGGTTCTCTTTTTGCTCGAATATTGGCAGCAACTTGCCCTACCAACTGACGATCAATTCCGCTCACCTTTATTTTTAACTGATCTACTACATCAATTTTAATACCTTTTGGCTCAGGAAACACAACTTCATGAGAAAAACCTAAGTTCATAACTAAGCTATTCCCTTTTTTTTGTGCTCTAAAACCCACTCCAAAAATTTCGAGATTTTTTTCCCAACCTGTACTGACACCTTTCACACAATTATTAAAAAGCGCTCGAACTAAACCGTGCAATGCTACAATATTTTGATCTTCACTATTTCTAAGGAAAGATACGTTTTTGCCATCAACAGACAAACTAATCCCTTTATACAAAGGAGTTTTTAATTCACCAAGAGGCCCCTTCACTACCAATTCCTCTCCCATCTGTTTTACTTCTACCTTATCCGGGAGAGTAACAAGATTTTTACCTATTCTAGACATTATCCGGTCTCCAATATTTCCTTAGTAAATTAAGCAGAGAAATTCTCCGCCAATGTTTAGCTTTTTTGCCTTTTTTCCAGTCATGATGCCTTTTGAAGTAGAAAGAATAGAAATCCCAAGATTGCTTCGGATTGGTTTTATGCTTTCATGGTCGATATAAATCCTTCGACCTGGCTTAGAAACCCTTTCAATCTTATTGATTACAGGAACTCTCAAAGCACTATACTTCAATTGAATTTCATAGTCCGAAAATTCTCCATTTTTAATAACCTGAAAGTTTGAAATAAAACCCTCTTCTTTCAAGATCTCTAAAATAGATTTTTTAATTTTGCTACTAGTGACTATACACTTTTCGTGACCCGCACGACCTGCATTTCTAATTCGAGTCAACATATCTGCTATTGGATCTGATATATTCATATTTTTCCGCCTACCAAGATGCTTTTCTTACACCAGGAAGTTGACCAGCACTCGCCAATTTCCTGAAACACATTCTGCACATTCCAAATCTACGAACATAAGCTCTTGGTCTTCCACATAGAGGACATCTGTTGTATTCTCTTACCTTAAATTTTTTTTCTTTTGCATGCCGTGCTACAAGTGAATTTTTAGCCATTTATTCTATTTAGCTCCTGATCTCTATTTAGTTCTATACGGCATTCCAAAAGCCGCAAACATTTCATACGCTTCTTCATCGTTTGTAGTACTTGTAACAAACGAAATATTAATTCCGTGAATTTTATTGATTTTATCGAATTGTATTTCAGGAAAAATGATCTGTTCTTTTACGCTGATATTATAATTTCCCCTTCCATCAAACCCCTTAGGATTAACACCCTTAAAGTCCCTTACACGAGGGAGAGCCACGTTTATAAGTCTATCTAAAAACTCATACATTCTTGTCCCTCGTAAAGTAACCATGCAACCGATATTCATACCTTCTCTAAGTTTAAACCCAGCAATAGAAATTCTCGCTTTTGTTTTTACTGCTTTTTGTCCAGTAATCAGTCCAAGAGTTTCTAAGGCAGATTCCATTGCTTTAGGATTTTGGTGGGCATCCCCCATTCCAACGTTTAGAACAATTTTTTCTAACCTTGGAACCTGCATGATAGACTTGAAATTGTATTTTTTCAAGAGATTCTGTCTAATTTCTTTTTCGTATTTCGTTTTTAATCTTGCTTTTGCCATAATTAGATTTCTTTACCTTCTGGACGTGTCACTCTAATCTTTTTCCCTTTATTTTCAGTAAAACCGATACGAACACCTTTTTTCTTTTTTGTATCGTATAGCATCACATTGGAAATATGAATAGATGCTTCAACTTCTACAACCCCACCCTGAGGATTTTCTTGAGTAGGTCGCATAAATCTTACTCTCTTATTCAATCCTTCCACATAAACTCGATCTCTACGTTTATCTACAGATAGAATTTTTCCTTTTTTTCCGTTGTCTTTCCCTGCAATACAAATCACTTCATCATCTTTTCTTAATTTGATTTTTTTGAACTTTGTATTTTCTGATCCTCTATAAGGTAATTTTTTTCCCATTAGAGTACCTCCGGTGCAAGCGATATTATTTTCATGTATTTCTTATCTCTAAGCTCACGAGCTACAGGCCCAAAAATCCTTGTTCCTCTCGGATTTCCTTTCTCATCAATAATAGCTACTGCATTATCATCAAACCGAATGTAAGTCCCGTCAACTCTGCGTATTTCTTTTTTTGTTCTGACTACAACTGCTCTTTGTACAGCCTTTGCATGAACTTTTTTCCCAGTTGCATCTCTAAGACCATAACCTGGTTGAGAGTCCTTGACCGCTACAATGATTTCATCCCCAACGGAAGCGTATCTTCTCTTGGAACCGCCAAGAACTTTGATACATTCTACCCATTTAATTCCGGAGTTATCTGCAACTTGCAGTTCTGTCGCTACTTGAATCATATTATTTTGCCTTTTCTACAATTTTTAAGAGTTTATGTCTTTTCTCTTTAGAGAGCGGTATTGTTTCTTGTGCGATGATCCTATCGCCTTCCCTGCATTCTCTTTTTTCATCGTGCACTTTTAAACGATGTGTTTTTCTAGTAATTTTTTTAAAGAGAGGGTGAGTTTGCATGGTTTCGATCTCTATTACAACCGTTTTGTCCATTTTTGCAGAAACAACCTTTCCTTGCACTGTCTTTTGATTTTTGGGCTTAGTATCTTTCATTTATCCCTCTAAATTATTTCTTCTTTTTATCCAAATTTGTATTTATGCCCAATTCTCTTTCTCTTGCAATTGTAAGAAGTCTTGCTATTTTCTTTTTCAAATTTCTGATGATTTTAGGATTTTCCAGAGACCTTGCGGTAACGTATTGAAATCGAAAATTTTTTACTTCTTTTCTTGCCTTGAGAATTTCAGTTTTGATGTCATTATCTTTCATTTCTCTTAGTTTTGTTTTCATACGAGAGTCCTTTTTACAAATTCGGTAGCGATAGGCAATTTATACGCTGCCATAGTTAGAGCCTTTTTAGCTGATTCTTCATCAATCCCACTCATTTCAAATAATACTCTTCCAGGGCGAATTTCGCTGATCCAATATTCTGGATTTCCCTTTCCTTTTCCCATACGAGTTTCTGCTGGTTTTTTTGTAACCGGAGTTTGAGGAAATACCCTAATCCATAATTTGCCGCCTCGTTTTACTCTACGGTTAATAGATACACGGGCTGCTTCGATTTGTCTTGCAGTTATTCTACCTGAATCTACTGCCATAAGACCAAAATCTCCAAAGGAGACCTTGTTCCCTCTTTCATCATTGCCTTTGAGTCTTCCTCTCTGGCGTTTTCT from Leptospiraceae bacterium encodes:
- a CDS encoding adenylate kinase — translated: MKRLVFMGPPGAGKGTQAKTICANFKIPQISTGDILRESVKKGTEMGLLAKKFMEAGDLVPDEVVVGIIKDRLREEDCTTGFLLDGFPRTIEQADSLGKILGELGLKLDSAINLSVPDSELITRLLERAKKEGRSDDNEETIKNRLENYNSKTFPLLDYYRKKGILSEVNGLGTVEEIADRIKKELG
- the secY gene encoding preprotein translocase subunit SecY, which translates into the protein MISTIINIFKIPELRNKIAYTLAMLLIFRMGTHVTIPGINSLVVSGISSDPTEGFLGMVDLFAGGALLKFSIFALGIMPYISSSIIMQLVMVLIPQLQKLQKEGEEGRKKINQYTKYGTIVLCSVQSLAVIYLAKSWSTGTGVSPARYPGLISPAVDSFFIPLGILTITSGTILLMWMGEQITERGIGNGISLIIFAGIIGRMPEAVVQLLTTDSSDALSILILFIIFILLIAFTVILTQGVRKVPLQYGKQMVGRRMVQAKSQSIPFKVNGANVMPIIFASSLILFPQTVVQWLSSNSGQWAGWAIIMDFFNPFSQIWYRSIVYYILYTGLIIFFAYFYTAIQFNPAELAENLKKYGGFVPGIRPGTQTKEYIEKVLNRITLPGAIFLAGLALSPYILIKFLNLGSNTGGGALVYTFGGTSLLIMVGVALETLKQIESQLLMRNYEGFMKKSKIKGRN
- the rplO gene encoding 50S ribosomal protein L15, translated to MPGIKDRIKQSFAFGKKRGEVEKKLNTSNLIPVPKGAKRERKRIGQGPGSGMGKTSTRGQKGQKARASSMKRGFEGGQMPIHKRLPKRGFTSIFHNSYQAINLRDIARLNLTGEVDPKIMVKQGLIKEESGLVKLLGTGSITSPVKITVDKCSKSALEKVQKSGGSVQFRKKLTFPKKAKK
- the rpmD gene encoding 50S ribosomal protein L30, which gives rise to MEEIKITQVKSSIGTIPEHRKTLKALGLKKIGQVRVHKQNPAVLGMIKAVEYLLKVEKV
- the rpsE gene encoding 30S ribosomal protein S5 translates to MNFEEEAKEFTEKVVKIDRVAKVVKGGRRFSFNALTVVGDSKRRVGIGFGKANEVPDAIRKSIDAAKKHLVQIHIIGHTIPHEVKGQFKSAKVILKPGAPGTGIIAGEAVRSVVEKIGIQDLLSKSYGSGNSLNIVKATFDALKKLETPVMAASKRGISLKKLFGND
- a CDS encoding 50S ribosomal protein L18 translates to MINKEKKTLRSIKRTKRIRYKIKANSDRPRLVFNKSNKFLIAQIIDDKIGKTLAFAISSEKDFPLKGDVRKNKKSASELGKIIAKRAISNGVKQVVLDRSGMIYHGKVAAFADSAREEGLEF
- the rplF gene encoding 50S ribosomal protein L6; the protein is MSRIGKNLVTLPDKVEVKQMGEELVVKGPLGELKTPLYKGISLSVDGKNVSFLRNSEDQNIVALHGLVRALFNNCVKGVSTGWEKNLEIFGVGFRAQKKGNSLVMNLGFSHEVVFPEPKGIKIDVVDQLKIKVSGIDRQLVGQVAANIRAKREPEPYKGKGIKYSTEYIKRKAGKTGKK
- the rpsH gene encoding 30S ribosomal protein S8, with product MNISDPIADMLTRIRNAGRAGHEKCIVTSSKIKKSILEILKEEGFISNFQVIKNGEFSDYEIQLKYSALRVPVINKIERVSKPGRRIYIDHESIKPIRSNLGISILSTSKGIMTGKKAKKLNIGGEFLCLIY
- a CDS encoding type Z 30S ribosomal protein S14 — protein: MAKNSLVARHAKEKKFKVREYNRCPLCGRPRAYVRRFGMCRMCFRKLASAGQLPGVRKASW
- the rplE gene encoding 50S ribosomal protein L5 → MAKARLKTKYEKEIRQNLLKKYNFKSIMQVPRLEKIVLNVGMGDAHQNPKAMESALETLGLITGQKAVKTKARISIAGFKLREGMNIGCMVTLRGTRMYEFLDRLINVALPRVRDFKGVNPKGFDGRGNYNISVKEQIIFPEIQFDKINKIHGINISFVTSTTNDEEAYEMFAAFGMPYRTK
- a CDS encoding 50S ribosomal protein L24, which codes for MGKKLPYRGSENTKFKKIKLRKDDEVICIAGKDNGKKGKILSVDKRRDRVYVEGLNKRVRFMRPTQENPQGGVVEVEASIHISNVMLYDTKKKKGVRIGFTENKGKKIRVTRPEGKEI
- the rplN gene encoding 50S ribosomal protein L14 — protein: MIQVATELQVADNSGIKWVECIKVLGGSKRRYASVGDEIIVAVKDSQPGYGLRDATGKKVHAKAVQRAVVVRTKKEIRRVDGTYIRFDDNAVAIIDEKGNPRGTRIFGPVARELRDKKYMKIISLAPEVL
- the rpsQ gene encoding 30S ribosomal protein S17, producing the protein MKDTKPKNQKTVQGKVVSAKMDKTVVIEIETMQTHPLFKKITRKTHRLKVHDEKRECREGDRIIAQETIPLSKEKRHKLLKIVEKAK
- the rpmC gene encoding 50S ribosomal protein L29, whose translation is MKTKLREMKDNDIKTEILKARKEVKNFRFQYVTARSLENPKIIRNLKKKIARLLTIARERELGINTNLDKKKK
- the rplP gene encoding 50S ribosomal protein L16, with translation MLAPKRVKFRKRQRGRLKGNDERGNKVSFGDFGLMAVDSGRITARQIEAARVSINRRVKRGGKLWIRVFPQTPVTKKPAETRMGKGKGNPEYWISEIRPGRVLFEMSGIDEESAKKALTMAAYKLPIATEFVKRTLV